A single Stutzerimonas stutzeri DNA region contains:
- a CDS encoding PepSY-associated TM helix domain-containing protein, with protein MQSKTIRRWSFVHTWTSLICTLFLLLLAITGLPLIFHHELEHLLGEAPELRQMPAGTPHLDLQQLVSAAERHRAGEVVQYFGWEADEPNGVVAITAATAGTEPNSSYTFMLDARTGEAVEMPAANGGLMMFFLRMHVDMFAGLPGKLLLAFMGILFVVAIVSGVVLYAPFMRRLPFAEVRHERSRRTRWLDLHNLIGVVTLSWALVVGITGVVSACADLLIEAWRAESLSAMLEPYREAPALTERAPASQLLEIATQAAPGMRPDFIAFPGTRFSSEHHYAVFMNGSSHLTSHLFTPVLIDARTLDVTAVGERPWYMDALGLSQPLHFGDYGGRPMQILWAVLDVLTILVLGSGLYLWWVRRRGVTATRGEVA; from the coding sequence ATGCAAAGCAAAACCATCCGCCGCTGGTCCTTCGTTCACACCTGGACCAGCCTGATCTGCACATTGTTTCTGCTGTTGCTCGCCATTACCGGCTTGCCACTGATCTTCCACCATGAACTCGAGCATCTGCTTGGCGAGGCGCCGGAACTGCGGCAGATGCCGGCCGGCACGCCACACCTCGATCTTCAACAGTTGGTCAGTGCAGCCGAGCGGCATCGCGCCGGGGAGGTCGTGCAGTATTTCGGTTGGGAGGCGGACGAACCCAATGGCGTGGTGGCGATCACCGCAGCCACGGCGGGGACCGAGCCGAACTCGTCCTATACCTTCATGCTCGATGCCCGAACCGGCGAGGCCGTTGAAATGCCGGCCGCCAATGGCGGGTTGATGATGTTTTTCCTGCGGATGCATGTCGATATGTTCGCCGGCCTGCCAGGCAAGCTCCTGCTGGCGTTCATGGGCATTCTATTCGTCGTTGCCATCGTTTCGGGCGTGGTGCTGTACGCACCCTTCATGCGGCGCCTGCCGTTCGCCGAAGTGCGGCATGAGCGCTCCAGGCGTACACGCTGGCTCGACCTGCACAACCTGATCGGTGTCGTCACGCTCAGTTGGGCGCTGGTGGTCGGCATTACCGGTGTCGTCAGCGCCTGTGCAGACCTGTTGATCGAAGCCTGGCGTGCCGAATCGCTCAGCGCGATGCTCGAACCCTACCGGGAGGCGCCAGCGCTGACGGAACGTGCACCGGCCAGCCAGTTGCTCGAAATTGCAACCCAGGCGGCACCCGGTATGCGACCGGACTTCATTGCCTTCCCCGGCACGCGTTTTTCCAGCGAGCACCACTACGCCGTGTTCATGAATGGCAGCAGCCACCTGACCTCGCATCTGTTCACGCCGGTGCTCATCGATGCACGAACGCTGGATGTCACCGCCGTTGGGGAGCGCCCGTGGTACATGGATGCACTCGGCCTGTCGCAGCCGCTGCACTTCGGTGACTATGGCGGGCGGCCAATGCAGATACTCTGGGCCGTGCTCGACGTGCTGACCATCCTCGTGCTCGGCAGCGGGCTGTATCTGTGGTGGGTACGCCGTCGCGGCGTGACCGCGACACGCGGGGAGGTCGCATGA
- a CDS encoding FecR domain-containing protein, with translation MDRQPVSARVLDEAIAWQLRLGDETNDPRVGNELQRWLDESAEHAKAWAQLSGIDRQLARIDSPVARHALQASAMPRRRGPADRAWLGLALFCVVGAGLALKTQPLPVWLADERTGRGEQRSITLADHSHIQLNSRSAVDIRFDDRQRRLFLHQGEVLIETAPGNDPRPFIVETRQGDLRALGTRFIVRREGDDATRLIVLRSAVSALPGNLKAGRTLRAGEQVVMYRNRLGADQQAPTAADAWSHGMLVVEDLPLGELLAKLAEYRHGYLGLDPSLESLRISGSFPLHDTDRALAALPPSLPVQIERHTDWWVKVVPAQPVSHPGK, from the coding sequence ATGGATCGCCAACCGGTATCGGCTCGCGTACTCGATGAAGCCATCGCCTGGCAGTTGCGCCTGGGTGACGAAACGAATGATCCCCGAGTGGGCAACGAGCTACAGCGCTGGCTGGACGAAAGCGCCGAGCATGCCAAAGCCTGGGCGCAGTTGAGCGGTATCGATCGACAACTGGCGCGAATCGACTCGCCGGTGGCAAGGCATGCCCTGCAAGCCAGTGCGATGCCCCGTCGACGCGGGCCGGCCGACCGCGCCTGGCTCGGGCTGGCGCTGTTCTGTGTGGTCGGCGCCGGGTTGGCGCTCAAAACGCAACCACTGCCGGTCTGGCTGGCGGACGAGCGCACCGGCCGCGGCGAGCAGCGCAGCATTACCCTGGCCGATCACAGCCACATCCAGCTGAACAGCCGCAGCGCAGTGGACATCCGCTTCGACGACCGCCAGCGCAGGCTGTTTCTCCACCAGGGCGAAGTGCTGATCGAAACCGCACCCGGCAACGACCCACGACCGTTCATCGTGGAAACCCGACAGGGCGACCTGAGAGCCCTGGGCACCCGCTTCATCGTTCGGCGCGAGGGCGACGACGCGACGCGTCTGATCGTGCTTCGCTCGGCGGTTTCCGCCCTGCCCGGTAACCTTAAGGCAGGCCGGACCCTGCGGGCCGGCGAACAAGTCGTGATGTACCGCAATCGCCTCGGCGCCGACCAGCAGGCGCCCACCGCAGCGGACGCCTGGAGCCACGGCATGCTGGTCGTCGAGGATTTGCCACTGGGTGAACTGCTGGCGAAGCTGGCCGAGTACCGCCACGGTTACCTCGGCCTCGATCCGAGCCTCGAATCCCTGCGCATCAGCGGCAGTTTTCCGCTGCATGACACCGACCGTGCATTGGCAGCCCTGCCGCCCAGCCTACCGGTGCAGATCGAGCGGCACACCGATTGGTGGGTCAAGGTGGTGCCGGCGCAACCCGTCAGCCATCCGGGCAAGTAG
- a CDS encoding TonB-dependent siderophore receptor translates to MPPISLFRPRFLAVAIAVAPLPLVAQTPNGETAVGEAREYSLPAAPLASTLNRIAAEAGLVLSIDPALTRDRMAEPVQGRFDGQGALQRALRGTGLELRQSASGSYSLQPGASSNSAEAMVLPEVVITGSETVADAWGPADGYLATRTAVGSKTDTPILEAPRSISVATREQMQDRKVQSLDDAVRYMPGVIASSYGSDSRADWMKIRGFEPIQMLDGLPLIKGTYAMPKLETWGLERVAILRGPASSVYGQTPPGGLVDAVSRRPQAQSSHEIQVQVGNYQHKQISFDSTGRIDDEGRFLYRFSGVGRDSGTVIEHMDDQRFNLAPSLTWNISDDTTLTFLSQFNRDDTGATSQFLPLQGTKLGTPAGKVDYNDNLGDPGWEFYDKRYYALGYAFEHRINDVWQFRQNLRYSKIDLEAQTITAGGWASAVADDGTVQRGANVYDEDISHFAVDNNFQADFSTGVISHTLLLGLDHQRVNTSYRWQYGAAPASNIINPIYDQDFSGVAYTAYQDYNQKRRNTGVYLQDQMSLDAWRLTLGGRWDRLDTDSVFYNAGNAHDSRRDSAFSGNAALSYVFGSGLVPYVSYAESFQAEAGGTGGQTFRPSTGKQYEAGIKYQPIGSELLLSAAVYDLTRQDIISTNTSGVTAPVGEVQVRGLELEATGSLTDNLKLTASYTYANSKMTKVGDPLDKNRPLPLTPEHQAAIWADYDWAAGPLAGFGVGFGARYVGSTDNIAVGSVGFVRDESDGHSSAYTVYDAAVRYDLGQVDSSLHGASVAINANNLFDKEYLATCDGFYCYAGDPRRITASLNYAW, encoded by the coding sequence ATGCCACCTATTTCACTGTTTCGCCCCCGCTTCCTGGCCGTTGCTATTGCCGTCGCGCCACTGCCACTGGTAGCCCAGACGCCCAACGGCGAAACAGCTGTTGGCGAGGCTCGCGAGTACTCCCTGCCCGCCGCACCTCTGGCCTCGACCCTCAATCGTATCGCCGCCGAAGCAGGACTGGTGCTCAGCATCGACCCGGCGTTGACCCGTGACCGAATGGCCGAGCCGGTACAAGGCCGCTTCGATGGCCAGGGTGCGCTGCAGCGCGCCTTGCGCGGCACGGGACTTGAGCTTCGTCAGAGCGCCTCGGGCAGTTACAGCTTGCAGCCGGGAGCAAGTTCCAATTCCGCTGAAGCCATGGTTCTACCGGAAGTGGTGATTACAGGTAGCGAGACCGTTGCAGACGCCTGGGGCCCTGCGGACGGCTATCTGGCGACCCGCACCGCGGTCGGCAGTAAAACCGATACCCCGATACTCGAAGCCCCGCGCTCGATTTCGGTGGCCACCCGCGAGCAAATGCAAGACCGCAAGGTGCAGAGCCTCGACGACGCCGTGCGCTATATGCCGGGCGTGATCGCCAGCAGCTACGGCAGCGACAGTCGCGCCGACTGGATGAAGATTCGCGGCTTCGAACCCATTCAGATGCTTGATGGTCTGCCGCTGATCAAAGGCACCTACGCCATGCCCAAACTGGAAACCTGGGGCCTGGAGCGCGTCGCCATCCTGCGCGGCCCGGCCTCTTCGGTCTACGGCCAGACGCCACCGGGCGGGCTGGTGGATGCGGTCAGCCGCCGCCCACAGGCGCAGAGCAGCCACGAGATTCAGGTGCAGGTCGGCAACTACCAACACAAGCAGATCAGCTTCGACAGCACCGGTCGTATCGACGACGAAGGCCGCTTTCTCTACCGCTTCAGCGGCGTCGGTCGTGACAGCGGTACCGTCATCGAACACATGGATGACCAGCGATTCAACCTGGCTCCCAGCCTGACCTGGAACATCAGCGACGACACCACGTTGACCTTCCTGAGCCAGTTCAACCGCGACGATACCGGCGCCACCAGCCAGTTCCTGCCCCTGCAGGGCACCAAACTGGGCACGCCCGCTGGCAAGGTCGACTACAACGATAACCTGGGCGATCCGGGCTGGGAGTTCTATGACAAGCGCTACTACGCACTGGGCTATGCCTTCGAGCACCGCATCAACGATGTCTGGCAGTTCCGCCAGAATCTGCGCTACAGCAAGATAGACTTGGAAGCTCAAACGATTACAGCTGGCGGCTGGGCTTCTGCGGTTGCCGACGACGGCACCGTACAGCGTGGCGCCAACGTATATGACGAAGACATCAGCCACTTCGCGGTGGACAACAACTTCCAGGCGGATTTCAGCACCGGCGTCATCAGTCACACCTTGCTGCTAGGGCTCGATCATCAGCGCGTGAATACCAGCTACCGCTGGCAGTACGGCGCAGCACCTGCCAGCAACATTATCAACCCCATCTACGACCAGGACTTCAGCGGCGTCGCCTATACCGCCTACCAGGACTACAACCAGAAGCGCCGCAACACCGGCGTTTATCTGCAAGACCAAATGTCACTCGATGCCTGGCGACTGACCCTGGGTGGCCGCTGGGATCGCCTGGACACCGACTCGGTGTTCTACAACGCCGGTAACGCTCATGACAGCCGCCGCGACAGCGCTTTCAGCGGTAACGCGGCGCTGAGCTATGTGTTCGGATCGGGCCTGGTTCCCTATGTGTCCTATGCCGAGTCCTTTCAGGCCGAAGCAGGCGGGACCGGGGGGCAGACCTTCCGCCCGAGTACTGGCAAGCAATACGAGGCCGGCATCAAGTACCAGCCCATCGGTAGCGAGCTGCTACTCAGCGCGGCTGTTTACGACCTGACGCGCCAAGACATCATCAGTACCAACACCAGCGGTGTGACCGCCCCGGTCGGCGAAGTGCAAGTGCGCGGCCTGGAGCTGGAAGCTACTGGCAGCCTCACGGACAACCTCAAATTGACCGCCTCCTATACCTACGCCAACAGCAAGATGACGAAGGTCGGTGATCCGCTGGACAAGAATCGTCCGTTACCGCTTACGCCCGAGCATCAAGCAGCGATCTGGGCCGACTATGACTGGGCCGCAGGTCCGCTGGCCGGCTTCGGTGTTGGTTTCGGCGCGCGTTACGTCGGCTCCACCGACAATATTGCGGTAGGCAGCGTCGGCTTCGTGCGCGACGAATCAGATGGCCACTCCAGCGCTTACACGGTCTATGACGCGGCCGTTCGCTATGACCTTGGCCAGGTCGACAGCAGCCTTCACGGCGCCAGCGTAGCCATCAATGCGAACAATCTGTTCGACAAGGAATACCTGGCCACCTGCGACGGCTTCTACTGCTACGCCGGCGACCCGCGCCGCATTACGGCTAGCCTCAATTACGCCTGGTAA